A window of the Fusarium poae strain DAOMC 252244 chromosome 3, whole genome shotgun sequence genome harbors these coding sequences:
- a CDS encoding hypothetical protein (TransMembrane:1 (o291-311i)~BUSCO:40439at5125) — protein sequence MTTGAKLVHQDVTGHQSQLSSLSAPATTSAISMSTGAGGRRDGETTVLTATGAAVTAAQNNPSNRFIKRYRTEIAASSSSVFSTLAAFPLDSVKTRMQTYHYNGFLDCVRQTYHAEKLGGFFRGVTAPMASITLVRTVSFSIYQRAKYSYSAWVKRNFGFDIIGHVNRHGTYPNLYSVACFGAAGATAGSVITFLACPFELTKLSAQVSVLLAERAASKGSHAVAASYQNKGTLRTMANIIKHRGIFGLYTGLRLHLLRDTLGTSIYFMVYESGKQIGNTLAGDHPNSNKVAVVAAGGMCGLVSWAMIYPIDSAKSIYQRNSLLYSKGEKVEPAPKIEFFKRHMYRGLGVSMGRSCVVNAIFFSSFEFVKKHINQMDEENRS from the exons ATGACTACTGGAGCCAAATTGGTTCACCAAGATGTCACAGGCCATCAATCGCAATTGTCGTCACTGTCTGCTCCAGCTACAACTTCTGCCATCAGCATGTCTACCGGCGCTGGAGGACGACGCGATGGCGAGACAACGGTTTTAACTGCGACAGGCGCTGCCGTTACTGCAGCGCAAAATAACCCTTCCAACCGCTTTATTAAACGATATCGAACCGAAATCGCCGCCAGCTCTTCCAGTGTGTTCTCCACCCTCGCCGCTTTCCCGCTCGACAGCGTCAAGACGCGCATGCAAACCTACCACTACAATGGATTTCTCGACTGTGTTCGCCAAACCTATCATGCTGAGAAGCTTggtggcttctttcgag GCGTCACAGCCCCGATGGCAAGCATCACGCTTGTTCGCACCGTCTCTTTTTCGATCTACCAACGTGCCAAATACTCATACTCGGCCTGGGTGAAAAGAAATTTCGGCTTCGATATCATTGGTCATGTTAATCGACATGGCACATACCCAAATCTCTACTCTGTCGCATGCTTTGGCGCAGCTGGCGCAACGGCTGGCTCTGTCATAACATTTCTCGCCTGTCCTTTCGAGCTCACCAAACTCAGTGCGCAGGTTTCTGTTCTACTTGCTGAGCGTGCGGCTAGCAAAGGTAGTCACGCCGTGGCAGCTAGCTATCAGAACAAGGGTACATTGCGGACAATGGCCAACATCATCAAACATCGGGGCATTTTTGGGTTATATACTGGTCTCAGACTTCATCTTC TTCGCGACACCTTGGGCACATCTATCTACTTCATGGTATATGAAAGTGGAAAACAAATCGGAAACACCTTGGCTGGCGATCACCCTAACAGCAACAAGGTGGCCGTTGTCGCTGCTGGAGGCATGTGTGGCTTAGTTTCTTGGGCGATGATTT ATCCCATCGATTCTGCCAAGAGCATCTACCAGCGAAATTCCCTGCTCTATTCAAAGGGCGAAAAGGTCGAGCCCGCCCCGAAAATTGAGTTCTTTAAACGTCACATGTATCGCGGTCTGGGCGTGTCAATGGGCCGCTCCTGTGTCGTGaatgccatcttcttctcgtcatTCGAGTTTGTAAAGAAGCATATAAACCAGATGGACGAAGAAAATCGAAGTTGA
- a CDS encoding hypothetical protein (BUSCO:54436at5125) encodes MSGKLDQSLDDITQAQRRGARRRSNPRRSAGRPAAAAPIGGIQKNTKPARGSGAKPVPAKAAPNKDSKIIVSNLPKDVSEQQIKDYFIQSVGPIKRVELVYGPNSQSRGVANVTFHKSDGASNAFQKLNGLLVDNRPIKIEIVVGAAQADKVIPAAKTLAERTTQPKAQAKAQPKSAAADKHTAGAAKGAAKGAANKKRRGRNSRPAKKTQEELDSEMADYFVAPAPEAVGNTAAPAAAPAATADADMDEIA; translated from the exons ATGTCTGGCAAGCTCGACCAATCTCTTGACGACATCACCCAGGCCCAGCGCCGTGGTGCTCGCCGTCGTTCCAACCCCCGCCGCTCTGCTGGACGCCCAGCCGCGGCCGCTCCTATTGGTGGTATCCAGAAAAACACCAAGCCCGCACGCGGTTCTGGCGCAAAGCCCGTCCCGGCCAAGGCCGCTCCCAACAAGGACAGCAAGATCATCGTGAGCAATCTG CCTAAGGACGTCTCGGAGCAGCAGATTAAG GACTATTTCATCCAGTCTGTTGGACCTATCAAGCGAGTAGAGCTTGTCTACGGCCCCAACTCACAAAGTCGCGGTGTCGCCAACGTCACTTTCCACAAGTCCGATGGCGCTAGCAATGCCTTCCAGAAGCTGAATGgtcttcttgtcgacaacCGACCAATCAAG ATTGAGATTGTTGTCGGGGCCGCTCAGGCTGACAAGGTCATTCCTGCCGCCAAGACCCTCGCTGAGCGTACTAC CCAGCCCAAGGCCCAGGCCAAGGCTCAGCCCAAGTCCGCTGCTGCTGACAAGCACACCGCTGGTGCGGCCAAGGGAGCGGCCAAGGGAGCTGCCAACAAGAAGCGCCGTGGTCGCAACAGCCGTCCTGCAAAGAAGACTCAAGAGGAACTCGACTCAGAGATGGCTGACTATTTTGTCGCCCCTGCCCCTGAGGCTGTTGGCAACACTGCTGCTCCTGCTGCCGCACCTGCTGCCACTGCCGATGCTGATATGGATGAGATTGCT TAA
- a CDS encoding hypothetical protein (BUSCO:57855at5125), producing MSDTVYPEVLWAQRSSESEASKNFIYLTISVPDVPKDNINLDLQPTKLNFTGTSSTLKKKYHVELELWGEIDPAESKINHTSKNVEIKLQKKELKNEYWPRLLKDSKRVHFLKTDFDKWVDEDEQNEAPEDDFSQFGGMGGGMPDMGGMGGGMGGMGGMGGMGGDFGGIDFSKLGGGAGFPGAEGELDEEEGDDDDDMPALEGDDKKDAAPAAAPTDKKD from the exons ATGTCTGACACTGTTTACCCCGAAG TCCTCTGGGCTCAGCGATCTTCCGAATCTGAAGCTTCCAAGAACTTCATCTACCTCACCATCTCCGTCCCTGATGTGCCCAAGGACAACATTAACCTCGACCTTCAGCCCACTAAGCTCAACTTCACTGGAACTTCATCCACTCTCAAGAAGAAGTACcatgttgagcttgagctcTGGGGCGAGATCGACCCCGCAGAGAGCAAGATCAACCACACTTCTAAGAACGTTGAAATAAAGCTACAGAAGAAGGAGCTCAAGAACGAGTACTGGCCCAGACTACTCAAGGACTCCAAGCGCGTCCACTTCCTCAAGACAGACTTCGACAAGTGggttgatgaggacgagCAGAACGAGGCCCCTGAGGACGACTTCTCTCAGTTCGGTGGTATGG GTGGTGGCATGCCTGATATGGGCGGCATGGGTGGTGGCATGGGCGGTATGGGCGGCATGGGTGGCATGGGCGGTGACTTCGGCGGCATTGACTTCTCCAAGCTGGGAGGCGGTGCTGGCTTCCCCGGCGCCGAAGGCGAActcgacgaggaagagggtgacgacgacgacgacatgCCCGCGCTCGAGGGTGACGACAAGAAGGACGCCGCTCCCGCTGCCGCCCCTACTGATAAGAAGGATTAA
- a CDS encoding hypothetical protein (BUSCO:39316at5125): MAPKKGKEPQPKKATKTVEDRTFGMKNKKGGAAQREIGRMQANLKNGGTAEEKKKQAEKAAREREKKAAEDAKRDMEAMINKPAQIQKVPFGVDPKTVVCIFYKKGNCEKGKKCKFAHDLSVERKTEKKNLYTDQRGDEEENKKAETSADWDEDKLRSVVLSKKGNQQTTTDKVCKFFIEAIEDGKYGWFWICPNGGDKCKYKHALPPGFVLKTKEQRAAEKALMDKSPLKTLTLEDFLESERHKLTGTLTPVTPESFAKWKKDRLDKKAAEEQARSAKENTGRAMFESGKWRGDDESEDEDDDDVWNLQKLRQETEVIRSRKEEERLMGSYATPNDGTTGQATPAEDTPAEEATGS, encoded by the exons ATGGCTCCTAAGAAGGGTAAAGAACCTCAGCCTAAGAAGGCGACCAAGACGGTCGAGGACCGAACTTTTGGTATGAAGAATAAGAAGGGTGGTGCTGCACAGAGGGAAATCGGGCGTATGCAGGCAAACCTTAAGAATGGTGGTACAgccgaagaaaagaagaagcaagccgAGAAGGCGGCCCGAGAGCGTGAGAAGAAGGCGGCTGAGGATGCCAAGAGGGATATGGAGGCCATGATCAACAAGCCAGCTCAGATCCAGAAGGTGCCTTTCGGAGTCGATCCCAAGACGGTTGTGTGCATCTTCTACAAGAAAGGCAACTGTGAAAAGGGCAAGAAGTGCAAGTTCGCGCATGACCTTTCCGTAGAGCGCAAgacagagaagaagaacctGTACACAGATCAACGaggagacgaagaagaaaacaaaaaggCCGAGACTTCAGCAGATTGGGACGAAGACAAGCTCCGAAGCGTTGTCTTGTCAAAGAAGGGCAACCAGCAGACCACCACCGACAAAGTATGCAAATTCTTCATCGAGGCCATTGAGGATGGCAAGTATGGTTGGTTCTGGATCTGCCCCAACGGAGGAGATAAGTGCAAGTACAAGCACGCTCTTCCACCTGG ATTTGttctcaagaccaaggaaCAGAGAGCAGCAGAGAAAGCGCTCATGGATAAGTCACCGCTCAAGACTCTGACACTGGAGGATTTCTTGGAATCTGAACGACACAAATTAACAGGAACTCTGACGCCTGTGACGCCTGAGTCTTTCGCCAAGTGGAAGAAGGATCGACTTGACAAGAAGGCCGCTGAGGAACAGGCACGCAGTGCTAAGGAGAACACCGGTCGTGCTATGTTTGAGAGCGGAAAATGGAGGGGCGACGACGAGtccgaagacgaagatgacgacgatgtctGGAACCTGCAAAAGCTTCGTCAGGAAACAGAGGTTATTCGTTCAAGGAAGGAGGAGGAACGCCTCATGGGAAGCTATGCCACTCCCAACGATGGCACTACAGGTCAGGCGACACCGGCGGAAGATACGCCAGCTGAGGAGGCTACCGGCTCTTGA
- a CDS encoding hypothetical protein (BUSCO:53752at5125): METFKSLFAKPDPQAQMRKCNALMRQNMRKLDRDIQTVKQVEAKTKNLIIQADKRGQRDPSRSQQAQKEVRDFARELVRARKQSQRLVTSKAQLSSVQMQVNEAFAVRKIEGSIRASVGIMKDVNSLIRLPELAGTMQELSVELMKAGVIEEMVEDVLPADGDMLMEDEEAEGEVEKVLGEVLKDRKQPSLPVAPVPEPQKPQEEEEEEEDAEAMMDQMRNRLEALRS; the protein is encoded by the exons ATGGAAACGTTTAAATCCCTCTTCGCTAAGCCTGATCCTCAGGCTCAG ATGCGCAAATGCAATGCATTGATGCGGCAAAACATGCGCAAGCTTGATCGCGATATCCAAACCGTTAAGCAAGTCGAAGCAAAGACCAAGAATCTCATTATTCAAGCCGATAAGCGAGGCCAGCGCGATCCCTCTCGTTCCCAACAAGCTCAAAAAGAAGTCCGCGACTTTGCACGTGAGCTCGTTCGCGCTCGCAAGCAATCACAACGTCTGGTCACATCGAAGGCGCAGCTCTCCTCGGTTCAGATGCAGGTCAACGAGGCCTTTGCCGTGCGAAAGATCGAGGGATCCATCCGGGCCAGTGTCGGTATCATGAAGGATGTCAACTCGCTTATCCGCCTACCCGAACTGGCGGGGACCATGCAAGAGCTGAGCGTGGAGTTGATGAAGGCGGGTGTTATCGAGGAGATGGTCGAGGATGTACTTCCCGCTGATGGAGACATGCTCATGGAAGATGAGGAGGCCGAGGGCGAGGTGGAGAAGGTCCTAGGAGAAGTCCTCAAGGACCGCAAGCAACCCAGTCTCCCTGTCGCGCCCGTGCCAGAACCCCAGAAGCcccaagaggaggaggaggaggaggaggatgcaGAGGCTATGATGGATCAGATGCGCAACCGATTAGAGGCGCTTCGCAGTTAG